The genomic DNA CCTCGCCGTGGTGGCGCTGCTGTTCTTCGTGATCTTCCCGTGGGCCGAGCCGTACCTGCCGTTCGACCAGGTGCAGGTGGGCTGAGCCACCGCACACGGTGGCGTGGGTCTGGGAGGATCGACGCCGTGACCCGCATCCTTGTCGTGGACAACTACGACTCGTTCGTCTTCAACCTCGTGCAGTACCTGCAGCAGCTCGGGGCCGAGTGCGTCGTGCGCCGTAACGACGCCGTCACCACCGACGAGGTGGCCGAGCTCGGGGTCGACGGCATCCTGCTCTCACCCGGGCCGGGTGAGCCCCACGACGCCGGCGTCAGCGAGGACATGATCCGGTACGCCGCCGAGCACGAGACGCCGCTGCTCGGCGTGTGCCTCGGGCACCAGGCGATCGCCGAGGTGTTCGGTGCGGTGGTCAGCCGGGCGCCGGAACTGCTGCACGGCCGCACGTCGCAGGTGTCCCATTCCGACGGGACGGTCTTCGCGGGTCTGCCCGATCCGTTCACCGCGACGCGGTACCACTCGCTCGCGGTGGAGGCCGACACCGTCACGGAGGTCCTGACCGTCACGGCCCGCACCGAGGACGGGATCATCATGGGGCTGCGGCACCGGGATCATCCGATCGAGGGCGTGCAGTTCCATCCGGAGTCGGTGCTCACCCAGGGCGGACACCGCATGCTCGCGAACTGGCTCGCCGAGTGCGGTCGGCCCGAGGCGCGTGACGCGGTCGGTCCCCTCGAGGCCGAGGTCGAGGCGTTGCGCACGGCCGCGGTCTGAGGCGGTCCCGTCGTGCTGGAGCTGCGGCCGAACTGCGAACAGTGCGACCGCGATCTGCCGCCGGACAGCCGGGATGCGCGCATCTGCACCTTCGAGTGCACGTTCTGCGCGCCCTGCGTCGACGACGTGCACAGGGGCGTCTGCCCCAACTGCGGCGGCGACTTCGTGCCCCGGCCGATCCGGCCGCCGGACGCGTTGCTGCGCCATCCGGCATCGACGGTCCGGGTGCATCGCCACACCCCGTGACGGCAGGGCGCACCCCGAGTGGAGCCGCCGGTCGTGCGAGGGGAGGATCGTCGTCGGAGCGTTCACCGACGAGAGCAGGAACCGATGACCACACCCACCGCCCAGACCCCACCCGTCGACGCGACGGCCACCGCCGCGTGGTCGGCGCTGGCCGGCCACCGAGCGGGGATGACGCCGGACCTGCGCGCCTGGTTCGCCGAGGACCCCAACCGCGCCGCGGACCACAGCCTCACCGCCGGTGACCTGTTCGTCGATCTCTCCAAGAACCTGATCACCGCCGAGACGCTGCCCCTGCTCACCCAGTTGGCCGAGGAGGTGAACCTGCCCGCGCGGATCGAGGCGATGTTCACCGGTGAGCGGATCAACGTCACGGAGAACCGGTCGGTGCTGCACACCGCGCTGCGCCGGCCCGCCGACATCGAGCCGAAACTGGTCGTCGACGGCCAGGACGTGGACACCGACGTGGACGAGGTGCTGGCCAAGATCTACGGCTTCGCCGAGAAGATCCGGTCCGGCACGTGGACCGGTGTCACCGGCAAGCCGATCGAGACGGTCGTCAACATCGGCATCGGCGGCTCGGACCTGGGCCCGGTGATGGTCTACGAGGCGCTCAAGCCGTACGTGCAGCCGGGCCTCGAGGTGCGGTTCGTGTCCAACATCGACCCGACCGACATCGCCGAGAAGACCAGGGGCCTGGACCCGACGACGACGCTGTTCATCGTCGCGTCGAAGACCTTCACCACGCTGGAGACGTTGACCAACGCGCGTCTCGCCCGGGCCTGGCTCTGGCGCGAGCTGGCCGCCGCCGGCGCGATCTCCGACGACGACGACGCCCGCACCACCGCCGTGGCCAAGCACTTCGTGGCGGTGTCGACCGCTCTGGACAAGGTCGCCGCGTTCGGGATCGACCCGGCCAACGCCTTCGGCTTCTGGGACTGGGTCGGCGGTCGGTACTCGGTGGACTCCGCGATCGGCACCTCGGTCGCGGTGGCGATCGGCAAGGACGCTTTCGAGGACTTCCTGGCCGGTTTCCACGCGATCGACGTGCACTTCCGCGAGACCACCGATCTCCGGCGGAACGTGCCGGTCCTGATGGGTCTGCTCAACGTCTGGTACTCGAACTTCTGGGACGCCGACACCCACGCGGTGCTGCCCTACGCGCAGTACCTGCACCGCTTCCCGGCCTACCTGCAGCAGCTGACGATGGAGTCCAACGGCAAGTCCGTGCGGTGGGACGGCAGCCCGGTGACCACGTCCACCGGCGAGGTGTTCTGGGGTGAGCCCGGCACCAACGGGCAGCACGCCTTCTACCAGCTGATCCACCAGGGGACGCGGCTCATCCCGGCCGACTTCATCGCGGTGGCGACGCCGGCGAACCCGCTGGTGGACGTGGACGCACCCGGGGAGCCGGACGTGCACGAGCTGTTCCTCGGCAACTTCTTCGCCCAGACCAAGGCACTCGCATTCGGCAAGACCGCCGACGAGGTCCGGGCCGAGGGCACCGCGGAGACGGTGGTGCCGGCCCGCGTGTTCCCCGGCAACCGTCCGTCGACCTCGATCCTCGCGCCCGCGCTGACCCCGTCGGTGGTCGGGCAGCTGATCGCGCTGTACGAGCACATCACCTTCGTCGAGGGCACCGTCTGGGGCATCGACA from Nakamurella deserti includes the following:
- a CDS encoding DUF1272 domain-containing protein — its product is MLELRPNCEQCDRDLPPDSRDARICTFECTFCAPCVDDVHRGVCPNCGGDFVPRPIRPPDALLRHPASTVRVHRHTP
- a CDS encoding aminodeoxychorismate/anthranilate synthase component II codes for the protein MTRILVVDNYDSFVFNLVQYLQQLGAECVVRRNDAVTTDEVAELGVDGILLSPGPGEPHDAGVSEDMIRYAAEHETPLLGVCLGHQAIAEVFGAVVSRAPELLHGRTSQVSHSDGTVFAGLPDPFTATRYHSLAVEADTVTEVLTVTARTEDGIIMGLRHRDHPIEGVQFHPESVLTQGGHRMLANWLAECGRPEARDAVGPLEAEVEALRTAAV
- the pgi gene encoding glucose-6-phosphate isomerase, with the protein product MTTPTAQTPPVDATATAAWSALAGHRAGMTPDLRAWFAEDPNRAADHSLTAGDLFVDLSKNLITAETLPLLTQLAEEVNLPARIEAMFTGERINVTENRSVLHTALRRPADIEPKLVVDGQDVDTDVDEVLAKIYGFAEKIRSGTWTGVTGKPIETVVNIGIGGSDLGPVMVYEALKPYVQPGLEVRFVSNIDPTDIAEKTRGLDPTTTLFIVASKTFTTLETLTNARLARAWLWRELAAAGAISDDDDARTTAVAKHFVAVSTALDKVAAFGIDPANAFGFWDWVGGRYSVDSAIGTSVAVAIGKDAFEDFLAGFHAIDVHFRETTDLRRNVPVLMGLLNVWYSNFWDADTHAVLPYAQYLHRFPAYLQQLTMESNGKSVRWDGSPVTTSTGEVFWGEPGTNGQHAFYQLIHQGTRLIPADFIAVATPANPLVDVDAPGEPDVHELFLGNFFAQTKALAFGKTADEVRAEGTAETVVPARVFPGNRPSTSILAPALTPSVVGQLIALYEHITFVEGTVWGIDSFDQWGVELGKQLASQLAPAVAGDQAAIDEQDSSTRSLIEWYRAHRER